Proteins encoded within one genomic window of Brassica rapa cultivar Chiifu-401-42 chromosome A09, CAAS_Brap_v3.01, whole genome shotgun sequence:
- the LOC108869645 gene encoding uncharacterized protein LOC108869645 has product MDSQEEVEWCDKEKTNGNDVRFSLVDFVKEGQHFISKTLLKAAFEICAMKHNFDYKFVKSDKKMWYIRCADDDCSWRVRAKGLPGSSYFIIKKYVPHHSCAASKRKGSVRTASAKTIGTLVMHMYETAKEGPRSNDIVQYMRSEHGLEISYSLAWDAREYAINKVKGLPEEGYEKIPKYLHMMREANPGSHTSYERDSEGRFRFLFISFGQSLRGFYVAIRKVIVVDGTFLKSKYKGVLLVATALDGNSNLYFIAFGVVDSENDLAWNWFMRQLNAVIADEHSLAFVSDRNSSIAKAIANVYPQAHHGICIHHLLNNVVTYFSGKGVAGLVAKASKAYRAADFRKLFTAIYSISPEIGNYLIEADVRKWARCQFPGYRYDINTTNPAESINSALRTPREFPVIPLMDSIREMMTRWFFQRRTLSSKHSKPLTIAVEKKIDRKIEKGKKFKVFPISDDRFLVQGDTFDCMVDLVRRTCSCGKFDLMKIPCRHAIKAGFSVGIQAHTLTDDIYTTASWRTAYEESINPIGVPEDAWTVPSHVEQTKVLPPESRRAAGRRKKHRYETVEDKIRSSQGNQGSKGRKCSRCGIRGHDRRTCDRAI; this is encoded by the coding sequence ATGGATTCACAAGAAGAGGTTGAATGGTGTGACAAAGAGAAGACCAATGGAAATGATGTGCGATTTTCTTTGGTGGATTTTGTGAAGGAGGGTCAACATTTTATTTCGAAAACGCTTTTGAAGGCAGCATTCGAAATATGTGCAATGAAACATAATTTCGACTATAAGTTTGTCAAGTCGGATAAAAAAATGTGGTACATTCGTTGCGCAGATGATGATTGCAGCTGGCGTGTTCGTGCAAAGGGGTTACCTGGTTCatcttattttatcatcaaaaaGTATGTACCTCATCATTCATGTGCTGCATCCAAAAGGAAGGGTTCTGTTCGGACAGCTTCAGCAAAAACAATTGGTACTCTGGTTATGCATATGTATGAAACTGCTAAAGAAGGGCCGAGATCTAATGATATAGTCCAGTATATGCGTTCAGAACATGGACTTGAGATATCCTATTCTTTGGCATGGGATGCACGTGAGTATGCAATCAACAAAGTGAAAGGCCTTCCAGAGGAAGGCTATGAAAAAATTCCCAAATACTTGCACATGATGAGGGAAGCTAATCCAGGGTCACACACGTCTTATGAAAGGGATTCTGAAGGGCGATTCAGATTCCTCTTCATCTCCTTTGGTCAGAGTCTTCGCGGTTTCTATGTTGCAATTCGGAAAGTTATTGTTGTGGATGGGACGTTCTTGAAGAGCAAATACAAAGGGGTATTACTGGTTGCTACTGCATTAGATGGAAactctaatttatattttattgcatTTGGAGTTGTCGACTCAGAGAATGACCTTGCGTGGAACTGGTTTATGAGACAACTTAATGCGGTCATTGCTGACGAGCATAGTTTAGCTTTTGTGTCTGATAGGAATTCCTCGATTGCTAAAGCTATTGCTAACGTGTACCCGCAAGCTCATCACGGAATTTGCATTCACCACTTGCTGAATAATGTCGTAACATATTTTAGTGGGAAAGGTGTGGCTGGTTTGGTTGCAAAGGCTTCTAAAGCTTATCGAGCTGCTGATTTTCGTAAGCTGTTCACTGCTATTTACTCTATTAGTCCTGAAATTGGAAATTATCTAATAGAAGCTGATGTGAGGAAGTGGGCTCGTTGTCAATTCCCGGGTTACAGGTATGATATCAACACTACTAACCCTGCGGAGTCGATAAATTCTGCTTTGCGTACGCCTAGAGAGTTTCCAGTAATACCTCTAATGGACAGCATTAGGGAAATGATGACTCGATGGTTTTTCCAACGTAGAACTTTAAGTTCTAAGCACTCAAAGCCACTGACCATTGCTGTGGAGAAGAAGATAGACAGAAAGATTGAGAAGGGTAAAAAGTTTAAGGTCTTCCCGATTAGCGATGACAGGTTTTTGGTTCAAGGTGACACTTTTGACTGCATGGTTGACTTGGTCAGACGCACGTGTTCTTGTGGGAAGTTTGATCTGATGAAAATCCCATGCAGGCACGCCATAAAAGCAGGCTTCAGTGTTGGAATACAAGCACACACACTCACAGACGACATATACACTACTGCGTCATGGCGCACGGCTTATGAAGAAAGCATAAATCCTATTGGTGTCCCTGAAGATGCTTGGACTGTTCCATCTCACGTGGAGCAGACGAAAGTCCTTCCTCCAGAGTCTAGACGAGCTGCAGGTAGAAGAAAGAAACACAGATACGAGACAGTCGAAGATAAGATCCGTTCGTCACAAGGAAATCAAGGCTCTAAAGGTCGCAAATGTAGCCGATGTGGGATTCGAGGGCACGATAGGAGAACATGTGATCGAGCAATATAG
- the LOC103839178 gene encoding berberine bridge enzyme-like 25 encodes MRVSKLAPAVSYISFLALYFSFYTVASTSSNSLQDDFINCLHQNTNVDFLLDKTFFTPDRNASMFIEVLNSTAQNQRYLTTSMPKPDFIFKPAHESHVQASIICSKKLGIHHRVRSGGHDFEGLSYVSYIETPFIIIDLSKLRQINVDIEDNSVWVQAGSTVGELYYRISEKSKIHGCPAGIYPSLGIGGHITGGAYGSLMRKYGLAADNVLDAKIVDANGKLLDRTAMGEDMFWAIRGGAGGSFGIILSWKIKLVPVPQTLTVFTVTKTLDQDPGFKILSKWQQVADKLVEDLLLRVFFTIAGNNENKTVAMSYIGQFLGEKGNLMEVMHKDFPELGLTQEDCIEVNWIESVIYNSGFPTSTPPPPEVLLQAKSPMGEVYFKAKSDFAKEPIPILGLKGMIKKILEEEAALMVWTPYGGMMDKIPESEIPFPHRSGTSFMILYYRSWSDTEKRPDMRIKWIRELYNYMTPYVSSNPRQAYVNYRDLDLGQNSNNSKTSLKQAQVWGAKYFKDNFNRLVKIKTKSDPENFFRHEQSIPSLY; translated from the exons ATGAGAGTTTCAAAATTAGCCCCTGCAGTTTCTTATATATCGTTTTTAGCCCTATATTTTTCTTTCTACACAGTAGCATCAACTTCTTCAAACTCCTTACAAGATGACTTCATCAATTGTCTCCACCAAAACACAAATGTCGATTTTCTACTGGACAAAACATTCTTCACTCCTGATAGGAACGCCTCGATGTTCATTGAAGTCCTTAACTCGACGGCTCAAAATCAACGATACTTGACCACATCAATGCCTAAACCAGATTTCATATTCAAACCGGCTCATGAATCTCACGTCCAAGCTTCCATCATATGTTCAAAGAAACTGGGAATTCATCACCGCGTTAGAAGCGGCGGTCACGATTTTGAAGGCTTGTCCTATGTTTCATATATAGAAACACCGTTTATAATTATTGATCTGTCGAAACTGAGACAGATCAATGTTGATATTGAAGACAATAGTGTTTGGGTTCAAGCTGGTTCTACAGTCGGTGAGCTTTACTACAG AATTTCAGAGAAGAGCAAGATTCATGGATGTCCTGCTGGTATATACCCGAGCTTAGGCATTGGTGGGCATATAACAGGCGGTGCATACGGTTCCTTGATGAGAAAGTATGGTCTTGCTGCTGATAATGTTCTAGACGCAAAGATAGTTGATGCTAACGGCAAGTTACTAGACAGAACCGCGATGGGAGAGGATATGTTTTGGGCGATTAGAGGAGGCGCAGGAGGGAGTTTCGGGATAATTTTGTCATGGAAGATCAAGCTTGTTCCAGTTCCTCAAACCCTAACTGTCTTCACGGTCACCAAAACACTAGACCAAGACCCAGGATTCAAGATTCTTTCAAAGTGGCAACAAGTTGCGGACAAGCTTGTTGAAGATCTCCTCCTACGCGTGTTCTTCACCATAGCTGGAAACAATGAAAACAAGACAGTGGCGATGTCATACATAGGTCAGTTTCTTGGCGAGAAAGGCAACTTGATGGAGGTTATGCACAAGGATTTTCCAGAACTAGGACTAACTCAGGAGGATTGTATAGAAGTGAACTGGATCGAATCCGTTATTTACAACTCTGGATTCCCGACAAgcactcctcctcctcctgaaGTTTTGCTTCAAGCAAAGTCACCTATGGGAGAAGTTTACTTCAAAGCCAAATCCGATTTTGCTAAAGAACCTATTCCTATTTTAGGTCTTAAAGGGATGATCAAGAAGATTCTTGAAGAAGAAGCTGCGCTAATGGTATGGACTCCATACGGTGGAATGATGGATAAAATCCCTGAATCTGAGATCCCGTTTCCGCATAGAAGCGGAACCAGCTTCATGATTCTGTATTACAGGAGCTGGTCAGACACCGAGAAGAGACCAGACATGCGTATCAAATGGATCAGGGAGTTGTACAATTACATGACGCCTTATGTCTCAAGTAACCCAAGACAGGCATATGTGAACTACAGAGATCTAGACCTGGGACAGAACAGCAACAACTCAAAGACAAGCCTCAAACAAGCTCAAGTCTGGGGAGCAAAGTACTTCAAAGACAATTTCAACAGATTGGTGAAGATTAAAACAAAATCTGATCCAGAGAACTTCTTCCGACACGAACAAAGCATCCCATCTCTTTACTGA